From the Pangasianodon hypophthalmus isolate fPanHyp1 chromosome 17, fPanHyp1.pri, whole genome shotgun sequence genome, one window contains:
- the LOC113544702 gene encoding methylosome subunit pICln isoform X1 has translation MVVLQNVSPPREGVRHEEVDITAVLDGKRLGSGTLCVAESRVSWVDGSGVGFSLDYPSISLHAISRDLSAYPAEHLYVQVSSRHQEAAKDDEVKAKEEADGSSDDDEDDDDVSTGAFTEIRFVPNDKGSSAVEKMFMAMSECQALHPDPDDSDSDFDGDEYDVEEAEQGQIDLPTYYSFEEGMSQLTMGGQATLERLEGTLGQSSAPQRCMAGVRSEDAAAALDDEAKTDSAALGVSGQFDDAEVDH, from the exons ATGGTGGTGCTGCAGAATGTTTCTCCTCCACGAGAAGGAGTGAGACATGAGGAAGTGGACATTACCGCCGTGCTGGACGGGAAGAGACTGGGCTCAGGAACTCTTTGTGTTGCAGAAAG TCGTGTATCCTGGGTTGATGGGTCTGGAGTAGGATTTTCTCTAGATTATCCCTCCATCAGCCTCCATGCCATCTCCCGTGACCTGAGCGCGTATCCTGCAGAGCATCTGTACGTCCAGGTCAGCTCCAGGCATCAAG AAGCTGCCAAGGATGATGAGGTGAAGGCCAAAGAGGAAGCAGATGGCAGTAGCGATGATGACGAGGACGATGACGACGTCTCCACAGGCGCGTTCACAGAGATCCGCTTTGTTCCAAACGATAAAGGATCTT CTGCAGTGGAGAAGATGTTCATGGCCATGTCCGAATGCCAAGCCCTGCATCCCGATCCAGACGACTCCGACTCTGACTTCGATGGTGACGAGTATGATGTCGAGGAGGCCG AACAAGGCCAAATCGATCTGCCCACATATTACTCGTTTGAGGAGGGCATGTCTCAGCTGACCATGGGAGGCCAGGCCACATTGGAGAGGTTGGAAGGGACACTGGGTCAGTCCTCGGCCCCACAGCGCTGCATGGCTGGAGTCAGGAGCGAGGACGCAGCCGCTGCACTAGACG ATGAAGCAAAGACAGACTCGGCTGCTCTTGGAGTGTCGGGGCAGTTTGACGACGCCGAAGTTGACCACTG A
- the LOC113544702 gene encoding methylosome subunit pICln isoform X2, whose amino-acid sequence MVVLQNVSPPREGVRHEEVDITAVLDGKRLGSGTLCVAESRVSWVDGSGVGFSLDYPSISLHAISRDLSAYPAEHLYVQVSSRHQEAAKDDEVKAKEEADGSSDDDEDDDDVSTGAFTEIRFVPNDKGSLEKMFMAMSECQALHPDPDDSDSDFDGDEYDVEEAEQGQIDLPTYYSFEEGMSQLTMGGQATLERLEGTLGQSSAPQRCMAGVRSEDAAAALDDEAKTDSAALGVSGQFDDAEVDH is encoded by the exons ATGGTGGTGCTGCAGAATGTTTCTCCTCCACGAGAAGGAGTGAGACATGAGGAAGTGGACATTACCGCCGTGCTGGACGGGAAGAGACTGGGCTCAGGAACTCTTTGTGTTGCAGAAAG TCGTGTATCCTGGGTTGATGGGTCTGGAGTAGGATTTTCTCTAGATTATCCCTCCATCAGCCTCCATGCCATCTCCCGTGACCTGAGCGCGTATCCTGCAGAGCATCTGTACGTCCAGGTCAGCTCCAGGCATCAAG AAGCTGCCAAGGATGATGAGGTGAAGGCCAAAGAGGAAGCAGATGGCAGTAGCGATGATGACGAGGACGATGACGACGTCTCCACAGGCGCGTTCACAGAGATCCGCTTTGTTCCAAACGATAAAGGATCTT TGGAGAAGATGTTCATGGCCATGTCCGAATGCCAAGCCCTGCATCCCGATCCAGACGACTCCGACTCTGACTTCGATGGTGACGAGTATGATGTCGAGGAGGCCG AACAAGGCCAAATCGATCTGCCCACATATTACTCGTTTGAGGAGGGCATGTCTCAGCTGACCATGGGAGGCCAGGCCACATTGGAGAGGTTGGAAGGGACACTGGGTCAGTCCTCGGCCCCACAGCGCTGCATGGCTGGAGTCAGGAGCGAGGACGCAGCCGCTGCACTAGACG ATGAAGCAAAGACAGACTCGGCTGCTCTTGGAGTGTCGGGGCAGTTTGACGACGCCGAAGTTGACCACTG A